Proteins encoded in a region of the Melospiza georgiana isolate bMelGeo1 chromosome 2, bMelGeo1.pri, whole genome shotgun sequence genome:
- the LATS2 gene encoding serine/threonine-protein kinase LATS2 has protein sequence MRPKTFPATTYSGNSRQRLQEIREGLKQPSKSSGQGLPIGAGSETSLEPKILIGKDAARQQQMRQTPKFGPYQKALREIRYSLLPFANESSTSAVVEVNRQMLQELVNAGCDQEMAVRALKQTGSRSIEAALEYISKMSYLDPRNEQIVRVIKQTSPGKGIVPNNVTRRPSFEGSNESFPSYHQISNAAYEGTGFGAEGANMLAEVPRPYMDYLISTSQSSAMTAPVQRPSGVGTHSTPTSHQQKAYPANMESSVINYPVANHSSQALQLQASHGCNSQHYTRQHMMVQGEPMGYGVQRSPSFQNKMQQEGGYANLPNKGAVVQNNTGHAFQQAPASLYISHSHHKQTSPSSHQMHVISRGPAFANDFSDSPPQNLLTPSRNSLNMDLYDMNNPQVQQWQAATPSRRDSVQNPGIETSPRQHVSFRPDAAVPSRTNSFNNHQQQPQVTVSMRQVPPGKPDPSITSPNTITAVTSAHILQPVKSMRVMRPEPQTAVGPSHPAWLPAQAPAVDGLEIMEQHVPPPGAANAYQLDVDYGNQELRCPPPPYPKHLFLPGTSEQFDINCLCTGVEQTLRVVPTSTSNKAEESSERNDKSSKSTKAEKPSKDKKQIQTSPVPVRKNGKDEEKRESRIKSYSPFAFKFYMEQHVENVIKTYQQKINRRLQLEQEMAKAGLCEAEQEQMRKILYQKESNYNRLKRAKMDKSMFVKIKTLGIGAFGEVCLACKVDTHALYAMKTLRKKDVLNRNQVAHVKAERDILAEADNEWVVKLYYSFQDKDNLYFVMDYIPGGDMMSLLIRMEVFPERLARFYIAELTLAIESVHKMGFIHRDIKPDNILIDLDGHIKLTDFGLCTGFRWTHNSKYYQKGSHIRQDSMEPSDLWDDVSNCRCGDRLKTLEQRAKKQHQRCLAHSLVGTPNYIAPEVLLRKGYTQLCDWWSVGVILFEMLVGQPPFLAPTPTETQLKVINWESTLHIPSQIKLSPEATDLITKLCCAAEDRLGRNGADDIKAHSFFHSMDFSTDIRRQPAPYVPKISHPMDTSNFDPVEEESPWSDASGDSTRTWDPLASSNNKHTEHAFYEFTFRRFFDDNGYPFRYPKPSGMEVCQSEKSDVEDKGVVDQTGACQPVYV, from the exons GAGATGGCTGTCCGGGCACTGAAGCAGACAGGGAGCAGAAGTATTGAGGCAGCCCTGGAGTACATCAGTAAGATGAGCTACTTGGATCCCAGAAATGAACAGATAGTACGTGTAATTAAGCAAACCTCACCAG GAAAGGGTATTGTGCCAAATAATGTAACCCGCAGGCCAAGCTTTGAAGGATCAAATGAATCTTTTCCGTCCTACCATCAGATCAGTAATGCAGCCTATGAAGGGACAGGCTTTGGAGCAGAAGGTGCAAATATGCTTGCTGAGGTTCCCAGGCCATACATGGACTATTTAATCTCTACTTCTCAGTCTTCAGCTATGACTGCTCCTGTGCAGCGACCCTCTGGAGTAGGCACTCACAGCACACCAACAAGCCATCAGCAGAAAGCATACCCTGCAAATATGGAGTCTTCTGTGATTAATTATCCAGTGGCTAATCACAGCagtcaggccctgcagctgcaggcgTCTCATGGCTGCAACAGCCAACATTACACCAGGCAGCACATGATGGTGCAGGGGGAACCTATGGGATATGGTGTTCAGCGGAGTCCATCCTTCCAAAACAAGATGCAGCAGGAGGGGGGATATGCCAATCTCCCAAATAAAGGGGCAGTTGTTCAGAACAACACTGGTCATGCATTTCAGCAGGCACCAGCAAGCCTGTATATCTCACATTCTCACCACAAGCAGACAAGTCCTTCTTCTCATCAAATGCATGTGATATCCAGAGGTCCAGCCTTTGCTAATGATTTTTCAGACAGTCCACCACAAAATCTACTGACTCCATCTAGAAACAGCCTAAACATGGACCTCTATGACATGAATAATCCTCAAGTTCAGCAGTGGCAGGCAGCAACACCATCACGCAGAGATTCTGTACAAAACCCAGGAATAGAAACATCTCCACGGCAACATGTATCCTTCAGACCTGATGCCGCAGTGCCAAGCAGAACAAACTCCTTCAACAACCACCAGCAACAGCCACAAGTGACCGTGTCTATGAGACAGGTTCCTCCAGGAAAACCCGATCCTTCCATCACGTCTCCAAACACAATCACGGCAGTCACGTCAGCTCATATCCTGCAGCCAGTGAAGAGCATGCGCGTGATGAGACCAGAGCCTCAGACTGCAGTGGGACCGTCCCACCCTGCGTGGCTGCCGGCACAGGCACCGGCTGTGGATGGCCTGGAGATCATGGAGCAGCACGTGCCACCGCCTGGAGCAGCCAATGCCTACCAGCTCGATGTGGATTACGGTAACCAGGAGCTGCGCTGTCCACCCCCGCCCTATCCCAAGCATTTGTTCCTTCCTGGCACCTCTGAGCAGTTTGATATCAACTGCTTGTGCACCGGCGTGGAGCAGACTCTGCGTGTGGTCCCCACTTCAACAAGCAACAAGGCTGAAGAGAGCAGTGAGAGAAATGACAAAAGCAGCAAGAGCACTAAAGCTGAAAAACCAAGCAAAGATAAAAAGCAGATTCAGACGTCTCCGGTGCCTGTGCGAAAAAATGGCAAAGATGAGGAAAAGCGAGAATCTCGGATAAAGAGCTATTCACCTTTTGCCTTCAAGTTCTACATGGAGCAACATGTAGAGAATGTCATAAAGACCTACCAGCAGAAAATTAACAGAAGGTTACAATTGGAGCAAGAAATGGCAAAA GCAGGCCTCTGTGAAGCAGAACAGGAACAAATGAGGAAAATTCTCTACCAGAAGGAGTCCAACTACAACAGACTTAAAAGGGCCAAAATGGACAAATCTATGTTTGTGAAAATCAAGACTCTGGGTATTGGTGCATTTGGAGAGGTGTGCCTGGCCTGCAAAGTGGACACCCATGCCCTGTATGCCATGAAGACTCTGCGGAAGAAGGACGTGCTGAACCGGAATCAGGTGGCTCATGTCAAAGCAGAGAGGGACATACTTGCTGAGGCAGACAATGAGTGGGTGGTTAAACTCTATTACTCCTTCCAAGATAAAGACAATTTGTACTTTGTGATGGACTACATCCCTGGTGGGGATATGATGAGCCTGCTGATTCGGATGGAGGTCTTCCCAGAGCGTCTGGCTAGATTTTATATTGCAGAGCTCACTTTGGCCATAGAGAGTGTGCACAAAATGGGATTTATTCATCGAGATATCAAGCCTGACAACATTCTGATAGACCTCGATGGGCATATCAAACTGACTGACTTTGGACTGTGTACTGGATTCAGGTGGACTCACAATTCAAAATACTATCAGAAAG GGAGCCACATCAGACAAGACAGCATGGAGCCCAGTGATCTTTGGGATGATGTGTCCAACTGTCGATGTGGAGATAGGCTGAAGACATTGGAACAAAGAGCTAAGAAGCAGCACCAGAGATGTCTGGCCCACTCATTAGTTGGAACCCCTAATTACATTGCTCCTGAAGTCCTGCTTCGTAAAG GATACACTCAGCTCTGTGACTGGTGGAGTGTTGGTGTCATCCTTTTTGAGATGTTAGTGGGACAGCCTCCTTTCCTGGCTCCTACACCCACAGAAACCCAGCTGAAG GTAATAAATTGGGAAAGCACACTGCACATTCCCTCACAGATCAAGCTGAGCCCTGAGGCAACTGATCTGATCAcaaagctctgctgtgctgctgaggacaGGCTTGGAAGAAATGGAGCAGATGATATTAAAGCCCATTCTTTCTTTCACTCTATGGACTTCTCTACCGATATCCGTAGGCAGCCAGCTCCCTATGTTCCAAAGATCAGCCATCCAATGGACACTTCAAATTTTGATCCAGTTGAAGAAGAAAGTCCTTGGAGTGATGCTAGTGGTGACAGCACCAGGACCTGGGATCCACTAGCCTCTTCCAAcaacaaacacacagagcatgCTTTTTATGAGTTTACTTTCCGAAGATTCTTTGATGACAACGGGTATCCGTTCAGGTATCCCAAACCTTCTGGAATGGAAGTTTGCCAGTCTGAGAAGTCTGATGTAGAAGACAAAGGTGTGGTAGATCAGACTGGAGCTTGTCAGCCTGTATATGTGTAA